GTACGTATGTTTGGAGTTGGCTTTAAAAGGGCAGAGACTGTTTTTTTGTCAATTGATGTCATGCCCTTTATGCATTTGATTCGATATATCTGTCGTGCACGTATATATTGGTTAGTGCCTTCCTTTGATTGTCCAAGTGATATTTTGTGTTCTATGCTTTGGCACCTTGTGTGGCTATTAGTTGATGGTGTCTTTCTGGATTGAACCATGTGCATGTTATAATGTTCATAGAACTGGTGGAAATTCCCCTTTTTTATGACATGGGGCAATGGTCTTGGGAAAGGAGTTTAGTGTACTTAAATGACAATTGagattgaaattaaaaataccttagaattaaaatgaaaaattacaaTTCTGTTGAATTAATGAACTTGTAGATGTGCATCAGGCTACACCTTTTCTGGCTGGTCTTGCAGTAGCTGCTACTGCGCTTGCTGGTAGATATGGCATCCAGGCTTGGCATGCTTTCAAGACACGACCGCCAAAACCTAGAATGCGGAAATTTTATGAAGGTGGTTTCCAGCAGACAATGACAAAGAGGGAAGCAGCTCTTATTCTGGGTATCAGGTAAGAaggattttttaaataaataaatgtagaTTGTAGGATATTATCCTAGCCTTATTATCGctgtttatttattcatagtcaaggaaaatgaaaggaaTATTGAATTGGTTTCAACCAAAATGATGGAAAACTTGAAATCATAAGGAGTGAAGCTCTGACTATCTTATCTTCTCTGTTTGTAAGCAAAATAGATAATCTTTTTGTATGGTTTCACAGGGAGAATGCACCTGCAGACAAGGTCAAGGAAGCACATAGAAAGGTGATGGTTGCAAACCATCCTGATGCAGGCGGTAGCCATTACCTAGCATCCAAAATCAATGAAGCTAAAGATGTGATGCTTGGAAAGACAAAGGGCAGTGGATCAGCATTTTGATGCATTTAAAATGCCTCGACTTCACGCCGTGTGCTAAACAACAGTAAAATAATTCCCCCTTCATTAAGTTCACAGGAAGCAGTGGTTGCTCTTGAGTTATTTTTGCCCGAATATGTATGATCTTGAGTAAGAGGAATCCCATTACACCTGTCTGTGCATGTTCAATTTTGTTCAAAAACTGATAAGGGCATCCTTATATTGAAGtgtattta
Above is a window of Prunus persica cultivar Lovell chromosome G2, Prunus_persica_NCBIv2, whole genome shotgun sequence DNA encoding:
- the LOC18785593 gene encoding mitochondrial import inner membrane translocase subunit TIM14-1 codes for the protein MLGKAQGLFPNSEAKGKSSEKALNETPNSELRHDTFDAMATPFLAGLAVAATALAGRYGIQAWHAFKTRPPKPRMRKFYEGGFQQTMTKREAALILGIRENAPADKVKEAHRKVMVANHPDAGGSHYLASKINEAKDVMLGKTKGSGSAF